Part of the Methanothermobacter sp. MT-2 genome is shown below.
GCATGTATTTTTGTTGTGATGATTTGGCTCTTCTGGTTGTGATAGCCAGTATATGGATTTTTATCTTGTAGTCGTCCTTTGTCTTCACGATCTTTGGGGCGTCAACTCTACTTGTTCCCCTTCTTATCATGCTACGCACATAGTCTGTTGTGACCTCATGGCCTATGAACTTGGTGGCTGCTTTATCTCCTGTTATGTTTTCTATTTCGAATTTTAGTTTAACATATTGTCTTGAAAAGTCGCCTGTGAGTTCTCGCATTGTAGCCTCTACCCTTCTCTTGGATAATAGTTTAGGGTCGCGTGCAGGTGTCAACCCTATCTCTTTTTCCCCGAACAAACGCGGGGCTGTTACTGTATACCAGTTTTTTTCTTTCCATGTGTCTCTTACTCTTCTTCTTCTCGCTTTAGCCATTATATCACCTTGAAGTTGTGAATTTTTTTTATATGAAAAATTAGAATCACAGAACTGGTCTAATTTTCCAGTTATAAAATATTGAAGTAGATTATTGCCCTAGAAGATATTTAAATATTAAGGTTTCTTTTTCATAAACTTATAAT
Proteins encoded:
- a CDS encoding 30S ribosomal protein S3Ae produces the protein MAKARRRRVRDTWKEKNWYTVTAPRLFGEKEIGLTPARDPKLLSKRRVEATMRELTGDFSRQYVKLKFEIENITGDKAATKFIGHEVTTDYVRSMIRRGTSRVDAPKIVKTKDDYKIKIHILAITTRRAKSSQQKYMRKIIEDKIEEIASEKTFDELVEGIVTGKIASEIYHEAKKVYPLKRVEIIKTKVLGEPA